In Roseomonas fluvialis, one genomic interval encodes:
- a CDS encoding ABC transporter ATP-binding protein — MALLEVENLQTHFRGVDGVNRAVDGLNFQVEARETVAIVGESGCGKSVTAMSILRLIPEPPGKIAGSIRFEGRDLLKCSDREMRAIRGNEISMIFQEPMTSLNPVLTVGRQIGETLRLHQGLSAQAAEARAVEMLDLVGIPEAKRRVREYPHQLSGGMRQRVMIAIALACNPKLLIADEPTTALDVTIQAQILDLMRDLKRTVGAAIVIITHDLGVVAEVAERVIVMYAGRKVEEAAVGPLFRNPRHPYTQGLLGSMPKLGSSLTGTETRLQEIPGLVPSLKRKLDGCVFASRCPHATDLCTKVAPALEEKAPGHIAACHYAIKDAVAA, encoded by the coding sequence GTGGCGCTGCTCGAAGTCGAAAACCTCCAGACGCATTTCCGCGGCGTCGATGGCGTCAACCGCGCCGTCGATGGCCTGAACTTCCAGGTCGAGGCGCGCGAGACCGTCGCCATCGTGGGCGAATCCGGCTGCGGCAAGTCGGTCACCGCCATGTCTATCCTGCGGCTGATCCCCGAGCCACCCGGCAAGATCGCCGGTTCCATCCGATTCGAAGGTCGCGACCTGCTGAAGTGCTCGGACCGCGAGATGCGCGCCATCCGCGGCAACGAGATCAGCATGATCTTCCAGGAGCCGATGACCTCGCTGAACCCGGTGCTGACCGTGGGCCGGCAGATCGGCGAGACGCTGCGCCTGCACCAGGGCCTGTCGGCCCAGGCCGCCGAGGCCCGCGCGGTCGAGATGCTGGACTTGGTCGGCATCCCGGAAGCCAAGCGCCGCGTGCGCGAATACCCGCATCAACTCTCCGGCGGCATGCGGCAACGCGTGATGATCGCGATCGCACTGGCGTGCAATCCGAAGCTGCTGATCGCGGACGAACCGACCACGGCGCTGGACGTGACCATCCAGGCGCAGATCCTCGATTTGATGCGCGACCTCAAGCGCACGGTGGGCGCGGCCATCGTCATCATCACCCATGACCTGGGCGTGGTGGCCGAGGTCGCGGAGCGCGTCATCGTCATGTACGCCGGCCGCAAGGTCGAGGAAGCGGCCGTCGGCCCGCTGTTCCGCAACCCGCGCCACCCCTATACGCAGGGGCTGCTGGGTTCGATGCCGAAGCTCGGTTCGTCGCTGACGGGCACCGAGACGCGGCTGCAGGAGATCCCGGGCCTGGTGCCGAGCCTGAAGCGCAAGCTCGATGGCTGCGTCTTCGCCTCGCGCTGCCCGCACGCGACCGACCTCTGCACCAAGGTCGCGCCCGCGCTCGAGGAAAAGGCACCGGGCCACATCGCGGCCTGCCACTACGCCATCAAGGACGCCGTCGCCGCATGA
- a CDS encoding ABC transporter substrate-binding protein yields the protein MRRPILHRRTLLAAASLALARPALGQGTAGAARVLKFVPQSDLAVLDPIVTTANVARYHGYAVWDTLYGFNQDYAAEPQMAEGHEVAQDGRHITIRLREGLKFHDGTPVRGADCVASIRRWAARDALGQVLLTRIEELAAPDDRTILLRLSRPFPQLFAALAKPSAPVCFIMPERLAATDPARPVSEIIGSGPFRFIERIPGTRVVYDRFADYVPRAEGIPTWTAGPKRVHFDRVEWHIKPDAATAAAALQAGEVDWWENPQGEMQATLRRNRGVVLEVPDPVGFIGMARFNALHPPFDKPAIRRILLGAIDQDAFMAAVVGADRSLWRDDVGIFPPGTPLANDAGLEPLTTARDPDRVKRELSEAGYAGEKVVLLAATDFPTLAAIATVGAETLRRVGMDVEVVSGEWSALIQRRARRDAPERGGWSMFFTFWTGLDMLNPGVNQALRGTGDRAWFGWPTMPRLEELRAQWFDAPDLEAEQRLAREIQTEALREAPYLPLGQYFQATAYRRGLSGMLKGLPVFWNIQRG from the coding sequence ATGCGCCGCCCCATCCTGCACCGCCGCACCCTGCTTGCCGCCGCATCCCTGGCGCTGGCGCGCCCCGCGCTGGGCCAGGGCACCGCCGGCGCGGCGCGCGTGCTGAAATTCGTCCCGCAATCCGACCTCGCGGTCCTGGACCCCATCGTCACCACCGCGAATGTCGCGCGCTACCACGGCTATGCGGTGTGGGACACGCTGTACGGCTTCAACCAGGACTACGCCGCGGAACCCCAGATGGCCGAGGGCCACGAGGTCGCGCAGGATGGCCGGCACATCACCATCCGCCTGCGCGAGGGGCTGAAGTTCCACGACGGCACGCCGGTTCGCGGGGCGGATTGCGTCGCCTCGATCCGCCGCTGGGCAGCACGCGACGCGCTCGGGCAAGTGCTGCTGACGCGCATCGAGGAACTGGCCGCGCCGGATGACCGCACCATCCTGCTGCGGCTGTCACGGCCCTTTCCGCAACTGTTCGCCGCACTGGCCAAGCCCTCCGCGCCGGTCTGCTTCATCATGCCCGAACGGCTCGCCGCCACCGACCCGGCGCGCCCGGTCAGCGAGATCATCGGCTCCGGCCCCTTCCGCTTCATCGAGCGCATCCCCGGCACGCGCGTGGTCTATGACCGCTTTGCCGACTACGTGCCGCGCGCCGAGGGCATCCCGACCTGGACGGCGGGACCCAAGCGCGTGCATTTCGACCGCGTCGAATGGCATATCAAGCCCGATGCGGCGACCGCCGCCGCGGCCCTGCAGGCCGGCGAGGTCGACTGGTGGGAGAACCCGCAGGGCGAGATGCAGGCCACGCTGCGGCGCAACCGCGGCGTCGTGCTGGAAGTGCCCGACCCGGTCGGCTTCATCGGCATGGCGCGGTTCAATGCGCTGCATCCGCCTTTCGACAAGCCTGCCATCCGGCGCATCCTGCTGGGGGCGATCGACCAGGATGCCTTCATGGCGGCGGTGGTCGGCGCCGACCGGTCGCTGTGGCGCGACGATGTCGGGATTTTCCCGCCGGGCACGCCGCTCGCGAATGATGCAGGGCTCGAGCCACTGACCACCGCGCGCGACCCCGACCGCGTGAAGCGGGAATTGTCGGAAGCCGGCTATGCAGGGGAGAAGGTGGTGTTGCTCGCCGCCACCGATTTCCCGACACTCGCAGCCATCGCGACTGTCGGCGCCGAGACGCTCAGGCGCGTCGGCATGGATGTCGAGGTCGTCTCGGGCGAGTGGTCCGCGCTGATCCAGCGGCGCGCGCGGCGCGACGCGCCGGAGCGCGGCGGCTGGTCGATGTTCTTCACCTTCTGGACCGGGCTCGACATGCTGAACCCTGGCGTGAACCAGGCGCTGCGCGGCACCGGGGACCGCGCCTGGTTCGGCTGGCCGACCATGCCGCGGCTCGAGGAACTGCGCGCCCAATGGTTCGACGCGCCGGACCTGGAGGCCGAGCAGCGCCTGGCACGCGAGATCCAGACCGAGGCGCTGCGCGAGGCGCCGTACCTGCCGCTCGGCCAGTATTTCCAGGCTACCGCCTATCGCCGCGGCCTGTCGGGCATGCTGAAGGGGCTGCCGGTGTTCTGGAACATTCAGCGGGGCTGA
- a CDS encoding ABC transporter substrate-binding protein yields the protein MDRRTFLKAGAGVAAMGGMSAPALSQGANARTLRFVPQANLANFDPIWGTQYVVRNAAVLVWDTLYGFDERLQPQRQMVEGEETSSDGKTWTFKLREGLRFHDGEPVRARDVVASINRWMPRDPMGQLLRAINVELSAVDDRTFRWVLSAPFPKMTMALGKNATPMCFIMPERIATRFDSFTQINEYVGSGPMRFVRNEWVPGARAVFQKFDQYVPRNEPASWLAGGKRMMVDRVEWVIMPDPATASAALQNGEIDWWENPITDLVPVLRRNRNIAVDIADPLGNIGSFRMNHLHAPFNNLKVRQAVMTALSQDDYMGAVVGNDPALRKTLGGFFTPDTPLYTEEGGEMLKMANLERGRQLLRESGYNNEPVICVVAQDQPITKAQGDVTADLLKRLGMNVDFVATDWGTVGQRRAMKNPPNQGGWSMFHTWHAGADAINPVVYNAVRANGDGAWFGWPNIPAVEAEVPNWLAANNLQEERAAIGRLNRAAVENVVYCPTGFFLSYQAWRRNVSGIVKGPIPFAWGVSKS from the coding sequence ATGGACCGCAGAACGTTCCTCAAGGCGGGTGCAGGCGTGGCGGCGATGGGCGGCATGTCCGCCCCCGCGCTCTCGCAGGGCGCCAACGCGCGCACGCTGCGCTTCGTCCCCCAGGCCAACCTCGCGAATTTCGATCCGATCTGGGGCACGCAGTACGTGGTGCGCAACGCCGCGGTGCTGGTGTGGGACACGCTGTACGGCTTCGACGAACGCCTGCAGCCCCAGCGGCAGATGGTCGAGGGCGAGGAGACCTCCTCCGACGGCAAGACCTGGACCTTCAAGCTGCGCGAGGGCCTGCGCTTCCACGATGGCGAGCCCGTGCGTGCGCGCGACGTGGTGGCCTCGATCAACCGCTGGATGCCGCGCGACCCGATGGGCCAGCTGCTGCGCGCCATCAACGTGGAGCTGAGCGCGGTCGATGACCGTACCTTCCGCTGGGTGCTGTCCGCTCCCTTCCCCAAGATGACCATGGCGCTCGGCAAGAACGCGACGCCGATGTGCTTCATCATGCCCGAGCGCATCGCCACGCGCTTCGACAGCTTCACCCAGATCAACGAGTATGTCGGCTCCGGTCCGATGCGCTTCGTGCGCAACGAATGGGTTCCGGGCGCGCGCGCGGTGTTCCAGAAGTTCGACCAGTACGTGCCGCGCAACGAACCCGCGTCGTGGCTGGCCGGCGGCAAGCGCATGATGGTGGACCGCGTGGAATGGGTCATCATGCCCGACCCGGCCACCGCCTCCGCCGCGCTGCAGAACGGCGAGATCGACTGGTGGGAGAACCCGATCACCGACCTGGTGCCGGTGCTGCGGCGTAACCGCAATATCGCGGTCGACATCGCCGACCCGCTCGGCAACATCGGCTCGTTCCGCATGAACCACCTGCATGCGCCCTTCAACAACCTGAAGGTGCGCCAGGCGGTGATGACCGCGCTGAGCCAGGACGACTACATGGGCGCGGTGGTCGGCAACGATCCCGCGCTGCGCAAGACTCTGGGCGGCTTCTTCACGCCCGACACGCCGCTCTATACCGAGGAAGGCGGCGAGATGCTGAAGATGGCCAACCTCGAACGCGGCCGACAGCTGCTGCGCGAGTCCGGCTACAACAACGAACCGGTCATCTGCGTGGTCGCGCAGGACCAGCCGATCACCAAGGCGCAGGGCGACGTCACCGCCGACCTGCTGAAGCGCCTGGGCATGAACGTGGATTTCGTCGCGACCGACTGGGGCACCGTCGGCCAGCGCCGCGCCATGAAGAACCCGCCCAACCAGGGTGGCTGGAGCATGTTCCACACCTGGCACGCCGGCGCCGACGCCATCAACCCGGTCGTCTACAACGCGGTGCGCGCCAATGGCGACGGCGCGTGGTTCGGCTGGCCGAACATCCCGGCTGTCGAGGCCGAGGTGCCGAACTGGCTGGCGGCGAACAATCTGCAGGAGGAACGCGCCGCGATCGGGCGCCTCAACCGCGCGGCGGTCGAGAACGTGGTCTATTGCCCGACCGGCTTCTTCCTCAGCTACCAGGCCTGGCGGCGCAATGTCTCGGGCATCGTGAAGGGGCCGATCCCCTTCGCCTGGGGCGTGTCCAAGTCCTGA
- a CDS encoding ABC transporter ATP-binding protein produces MSTPILEVNDLKKHFPIHGGFFGGRTGSVFAVDGVSFSINKGETLSLVGESGCGKSTVGKAILRLFPLTSGQVILDGKRIDDMAAGTLRPMRRRMQVVFQDPFSSLNPRMRVRDILAEPIRNFGLAKDSADIERKVAELMDRVRLPRDAVGRWPHEFSGGQRQRICIARALAADPDLIICDEAVSALDVSVKAQIVNLLQDLQKELGLAMLFISHDLAIVEHMTHRVAVMYLGKIVEVAPKRALFSAPKHPYTEALLSAVPVPEPGAQRERIILTGDVPSPIKPPKGCRFHTRCPYAFDRCRKDEPQLRQTEEGHWAACHLHDRPAAENPLSGARGAAVIAHH; encoded by the coding sequence ATGAGCACCCCGATCCTCGAGGTCAACGACCTCAAGAAGCACTTCCCGATCCATGGCGGGTTCTTCGGCGGGCGGACCGGCTCGGTCTTCGCAGTGGATGGCGTCTCCTTCTCCATCAACAAGGGGGAGACGCTGTCGCTGGTGGGCGAATCGGGCTGCGGGAAATCCACAGTCGGCAAGGCCATCCTGCGGCTGTTCCCGCTCACCTCCGGCCAGGTGATCCTGGACGGCAAGCGCATCGACGACATGGCGGCCGGCACGCTGCGGCCCATGCGCCGGCGGATGCAGGTGGTCTTCCAGGACCCCTTCAGCAGCCTCAACCCGCGCATGCGTGTGCGCGACATCCTGGCCGAACCAATCCGCAACTTCGGCCTCGCCAAGGACTCTGCCGACATCGAGCGCAAGGTGGCCGAACTGATGGACCGCGTGCGCCTGCCGCGCGATGCGGTGGGGCGCTGGCCGCATGAATTCTCGGGCGGGCAGCGGCAGCGCATCTGCATCGCGCGCGCTCTGGCGGCCGACCCGGACCTGATCATCTGCGACGAGGCGGTCTCCGCGCTCGACGTGTCCGTGAAGGCGCAGATAGTGAACCTGCTGCAGGACCTGCAGAAGGAACTGGGCCTCGCGATGCTGTTCATCAGCCACGACCTGGCGATCGTCGAACACATGACGCACCGCGTCGCTGTGATGTATCTCGGCAAGATCGTGGAAGTCGCGCCGAAGCGTGCACTTTTTTCGGCGCCGAAGCACCCCTATACCGAAGCCCTGCTTTCCGCCGTGCCGGTGCCCGAACCCGGCGCGCAGCGCGAACGCATCATCCTGACCGGCGATGTGCCGTCCCCGATCAAGCCGCCCAAGGGCTGCCGCTTCCACACCCGCTGCCCCTATGCCTTCGACCGCTGCCGCAAGGACGAACCCCAGCTGCGCCAGACCGAGGAAGGCCACTGGGCAGCCTGCCACCTGCACGACCGCCCCGCCGCGGAGAACCCGCTGTCCGGCGCGCGCGGTGCGGCGGTGATCGCACATCACTGA
- a CDS encoding ABC transporter substrate-binding protein, protein MNRRDLLKASAAAGAAGALPRTATAQPAQNRVLKMVPQANLTSLDPIWTTANITRNHGHMIYDSLYGLDANFAPQPQMAEGHVLDDGGRTVTITLRPGLKFHDGEPVRAQDVVPSITRWMKRNPFGQKLETVVDALEVVDDRRLRFKLKRPFPLLFKALGQVSNSPAFIMPERLARTDPFQQVREAIGSGPFRFKPDEYNSGSLVVYERFADYVPSPVGTPSLTAGPKVAHFDRVEWNIIVDAATAAAALQTGEIDWYEQPPPEIQQLLRRNRTIAIEAIDPLPLTGILRFNHLHAPFNDKKLRQAILPAIAQEDFMQAIVGTDAATYRTGVGLFTPGTPLANDAALGALAGPRSVDRAKALMREAGYTNQQMRLIGPTDILAPSAMTQVGADLVRRLGFNADIVLTDWGTTVQRRTSREPVERGGWSMLFTSFSSVDFVDPAAHFPLRGNGTNAWFGWPNIPKLEELRDAWFEAPDLPTEQRLAREMQTVAMDELPYVPVGSYLSMTAIKRNLTGRVPGLALFWNLRRT, encoded by the coding sequence ATGAACCGTCGTGACCTGTTGAAGGCCTCCGCCGCCGCGGGGGCCGCCGGCGCACTGCCGCGTACCGCGACCGCACAGCCCGCGCAAAACCGCGTGCTCAAGATGGTGCCGCAGGCCAACCTCACGAGCCTCGACCCGATCTGGACCACGGCGAACATCACCCGCAACCACGGGCACATGATCTACGACAGCCTGTACGGGCTGGATGCCAACTTCGCCCCGCAACCGCAGATGGCCGAGGGGCACGTGCTCGACGATGGCGGGCGCACCGTCACCATCACGCTGCGCCCGGGGCTGAAGTTCCACGACGGCGAACCGGTGCGCGCGCAGGACGTGGTGCCCTCCATCACGCGCTGGATGAAGCGCAACCCCTTCGGCCAGAAGCTCGAGACCGTGGTTGATGCACTCGAGGTCGTGGACGATCGCCGCCTGCGCTTCAAGCTGAAGAGACCCTTCCCACTGCTGTTCAAGGCGCTCGGCCAGGTGTCGAACAGCCCCGCCTTCATCATGCCCGAGCGTTTGGCGCGCACCGACCCCTTCCAGCAGGTGCGCGAGGCGATCGGCTCCGGTCCGTTCCGCTTCAAGCCGGACGAATACAATTCCGGCAGCCTAGTCGTGTACGAGCGCTTTGCCGACTACGTGCCATCCCCGGTCGGCACGCCGAGCCTGACCGCCGGCCCCAAGGTTGCGCATTTCGACCGCGTTGAATGGAACATCATCGTCGATGCCGCGACCGCCGCCGCCGCGCTGCAGACCGGCGAGATCGACTGGTACGAACAGCCGCCGCCCGAGATCCAGCAGCTGCTGCGCCGCAACCGCACCATCGCGATCGAGGCGATCGATCCGCTGCCGTTGACCGGCATCCTGCGCTTCAACCACCTGCACGCGCCCTTCAACGACAAGAAGCTCCGCCAGGCGATCCTGCCCGCGATCGCCCAGGAAGACTTCATGCAGGCGATCGTCGGCACCGATGCTGCGACCTATCGCACCGGCGTCGGGCTGTTCACGCCCGGCACGCCGCTCGCGAACGATGCGGCGCTCGGCGCGCTGGCGGGCCCGCGCAGCGTCGACCGCGCGAAGGCGCTGATGCGCGAGGCCGGCTACACCAACCAGCAGATGCGCCTGATCGGGCCGACCGACATCCTGGCCCCTTCCGCCATGACGCAGGTGGGTGCCGACCTGGTGCGGCGCCTCGGCTTCAACGCCGATATCGTCCTGACCGACTGGGGCACCACGGTGCAGCGGCGCACCTCGCGCGAACCGGTGGAGCGCGGCGGCTGGTCGATGCTGTTCACCTCCTTCTCGTCGGTGGATTTCGTCGACCCGGCGGCGCATTTCCCGCTGCGCGGCAACGGCACCAATGCCTGGTTCGGCTGGCCGAACATCCCGAAGCTCGAGGAACTGCGCGACGCCTGGTTCGAAGCCCCGGACCTGCCCACCGAACAGCGCCTGGCGCGCGAGATGCAGACCGTCGCGATGGACGAACTGCCCTATGTCCCGGTCGGCTCCTACCTGTCGATGACGGCGATCAAGCGCAACCTCACGGGCCGCGTGCCCGGGCTTGCGCTGTTCTGGAACCTTCGGCGCACGTGA
- a CDS encoding (2Fe-2S)-binding protein, which translates to MPQVTLTVNGQTHTAEVEGRTLLVELLREKLRLTGTHVGCDTSQCGACVVHINGESVKSCTTLAVMANGANVTTIEGLAAADGTLHAMQEAFREYHALQCGFCTPGMVMSAIDLVNKHPDGITEQQIREGLEGNLCRCTGYHNIVRAIAAAADVMHGKRSEIARAAE; encoded by the coding sequence ATGCCGCAGGTCACGCTGACCGTGAACGGCCAGACCCACACGGCGGAGGTCGAGGGCCGGACCCTGCTCGTCGAACTGCTGCGCGAGAAGCTGCGCCTGACCGGCACGCATGTCGGCTGCGACACCAGCCAGTGCGGCGCCTGCGTGGTGCACATCAACGGCGAGAGCGTGAAGTCCTGCACCACGCTCGCCGTCATGGCGAATGGTGCGAACGTGACCACCATCGAAGGTCTTGCCGCCGCCGATGGCACGCTGCACGCCATGCAGGAGGCCTTCCGCGAATACCACGCCCTGCAGTGCGGCTTCTGCACGCCGGGCATGGTGATGTCCGCCATCGACCTGGTGAACAAGCACCCCGACGGCATCACGGAACAGCAGATCCGCGAGGGTCTCGAAGGCAACCTCTGCCGCTGCACCGGCTACCATAACATCGTGCGCGCCATCGCCGCGGCGGCGGACGTGATGCACGGCAAGCGCAGCGAGATCGCGCGCGCGGCCGAATAG
- a CDS encoding ABC transporter permease yields MASASVLSPGGITAANVAVAAPMGDIMPPVKTRSGFWGFMYRNPTIAVGGTIVLAMVLMAIFAPLLTYADPTSLAPARRTREPSAQYWFGTDMLGRDVYSRVIYGARVSLIVGFSVAICASVIGLTIGLVSGFVRWADSIIMRVMDGMMSIPPILLAIALMALTRGSVGNVILAITIAEVPRVSRLVRGVVLSLREQPYVDAAVAAGTRTPVIIWRHILPNTIAPMTVQATFICAAAMITESILSFIGAGTPPIIPSWGNIMAEGRALWQVKPYIVFFPAIFLSITVLAVNMLGDGLRDTLDPRMAKRI; encoded by the coding sequence ATGGCCTCCGCATCCGTCCTCAGCCCGGGTGGCATCACGGCGGCGAATGTCGCCGTCGCGGCGCCGATGGGCGACATCATGCCACCGGTGAAGACGCGCAGCGGCTTCTGGGGCTTCATGTACCGCAACCCCACCATCGCGGTGGGCGGCACCATCGTGCTCGCGATGGTGCTGATGGCGATCTTCGCGCCGCTGCTGACCTATGCGGACCCGACCTCGCTGGCGCCCGCGCGACGCACGCGCGAACCTTCGGCGCAATACTGGTTCGGCACCGACATGCTGGGGCGCGACGTCTATTCGCGCGTGATCTACGGCGCGCGGGTGTCGCTGATCGTGGGCTTCTCGGTCGCCATCTGCGCATCCGTCATCGGGCTGACCATCGGCCTGGTGTCGGGCTTCGTGCGCTGGGCGGACAGCATCATCATGCGCGTGATGGACGGCATGATGTCGATCCCGCCGATCCTGCTGGCGATCGCGCTGATGGCGCTGACGCGCGGGTCGGTCGGCAACGTCATCCTCGCCATCACCATCGCGGAAGTGCCGCGCGTGTCCCGCCTGGTGCGTGGCGTGGTGCTGAGCCTGCGCGAACAGCCCTATGTCGATGCCGCGGTGGCGGCGGGCACGCGTACGCCGGTGATCATCTGGCGGCACATCCTGCCCAACACCATCGCGCCCATGACCGTGCAGGCCACCTTCATCTGCGCGGCCGCGATGATCACGGAATCCATCCTGTCCTTCATCGGTGCCGGCACCCCGCCGATCATCCCGTCCTGGGGGAACATCATGGCCGAGGGCCGGGCCCTGTGGCAGGTGAAGCCCTACATCGTGTTCTTCCCCGCGATCTTCCTGTCGATCACGGTGCTGGCGGTGAACATGCTCGGCGATGGCCTGCGCGACACGCTCGACCCGCGCATGGCGAAAAGGATCTGA
- a CDS encoding ABC transporter substrate-binding protein produces the protein MERRTFLGGAAGVAAAGISAPALSQGAAARTLRVIPQANLTSLDPVWTTAVVTRNNAFLIYDQICATDAAGNVKPQMAAGWDISQDQLTWTFTLRDGLMFHDGEKVLAKDCVASIERWRRRDPFMQVLSANVAAIEAVDDTRFRFRLHRPTPLLLMALGQTQFPCFVMPERIARTDAFTQIRDTIGSGPFRFLQDEWNPGQRASWAKNERYVPRQEPVDGLAGGRVPRIDKVEWTIITDPATSANAIAQGEQDYWEYPLHDLLPMLRRNRNVVVEQRLMDGTYGIARFNTLQPPFNNPGIRRAVAMAVDQRDYLRAVAGDDPAGWGACEGVFTCDTPLANENGSDLLKVRNIDRARAALREAGYNNEKVVLIAPGDYPQINALSLMTADILRRLGMNLELISADWGTLVQRRTSREPTERGGWSIIHTTSSGQSLALPVFHLFLRANGNDAWFGWPNVPEVERLRAEWVEKGGDPAESRRIAEALNREAMQAMYYVPLGYYWQPSAWRRNVTGAFRAPATVFWNMGKS, from the coding sequence ATGGAACGCAGGACCTTCCTGGGCGGCGCGGCGGGTGTCGCGGCAGCCGGCATATCGGCACCGGCCCTGTCGCAGGGTGCGGCGGCGCGCACGCTGCGCGTCATCCCGCAGGCGAACCTCACCAGCCTCGATCCGGTCTGGACCACGGCGGTGGTCACCCGCAACAACGCCTTCCTGATCTACGACCAGATCTGCGCGACCGATGCCGCGGGCAACGTGAAGCCGCAGATGGCCGCGGGCTGGGACATCAGCCAGGACCAGCTGACCTGGACCTTCACGCTGCGTGACGGGCTGATGTTCCACGACGGCGAGAAGGTTCTCGCCAAGGACTGCGTCGCGTCCATCGAACGTTGGCGCCGGCGCGACCCCTTCATGCAGGTGCTCAGCGCGAATGTCGCGGCGATCGAGGCGGTGGACGACACGCGTTTCCGCTTCCGCCTGCACCGGCCCACGCCGCTGCTGTTGATGGCGCTGGGCCAGACACAGTTCCCCTGCTTCGTGATGCCCGAGCGCATCGCACGCACCGACGCCTTCACGCAGATCCGCGACACCATTGGCTCCGGTCCCTTCCGCTTCCTGCAGGATGAATGGAACCCCGGGCAGCGCGCTTCGTGGGCGAAGAACGAACGCTACGTGCCGCGGCAGGAACCGGTCGATGGCTTGGCCGGTGGGCGCGTGCCGCGCATCGACAAGGTCGAGTGGACCATCATCACCGACCCCGCGACCAGCGCGAACGCCATCGCGCAGGGCGAACAGGACTACTGGGAATACCCGCTGCACGACCTGCTGCCGATGCTCCGGCGCAACCGCAACGTGGTGGTCGAGCAGCGGCTGATGGATGGCACCTACGGCATCGCGCGCTTCAACACGTTGCAGCCGCCCTTCAACAACCCGGGCATCCGCCGCGCGGTGGCGATGGCGGTCGACCAGCGCGACTACCTGCGCGCGGTGGCCGGCGATGATCCGGCCGGCTGGGGCGCCTGCGAAGGCGTGTTCACCTGCGACACGCCGCTGGCCAATGAGAACGGGTCCGACCTGCTGAAGGTGCGCAACATCGATCGCGCGCGCGCCGCCCTGCGCGAGGCCGGCTACAACAACGAGAAGGTGGTGCTGATCGCGCCCGGCGATTATCCGCAGATCAACGCCCTGTCGCTCATGACGGCCGATATCCTGCGGCGGCTGGGGATGAACCTCGAACTCATCTCGGCCGACTGGGGCACGCTGGTGCAGCGCCGCACCTCCCGCGAGCCGACCGAGCGCGGCGGCTGGTCGATCATCCACACCACGTCGTCGGGCCAGTCGCTGGCCTTGCCGGTGTTCCACCTGTTCCTGCGCGCAAACGGCAACGACGCCTGGTTCGGCTGGCCCAACGTGCCCGAGGTCGAGCGCCTGCGCGCCGAATGGGTCGAGAAGGGCGGCGACCCGGCGGAGAGCCGCCGCATCGCCGAGGCGCTGAACCGCGAGGCGATGCAGGCCATGTACTACGTCCCGCTCGGCTACTACTGGCAGCCCTCGGCCTGGCGCCGCAACGTGACCGGTGCCTTCCGCGCCCCGGCGACGGTCTTCTGGAACATGGGCAAGAGCTGA
- a CDS encoding ABC transporter permease: protein MFAYIVRRVLATIPVMAVVALFVFSLLYIAPGDPAAVIAGDQATPEDVERIRASLGLDRPYLVRFGAWVYDILRGDLGVSIFTNLPVSLMIKQRLEPTLSLMVVTLILAVSIAVPMGVIAAARVGTFIDKFVMAFAVLGFSVPVFVVGYLLAYIFALELEWLPVQGYTPFANGFFPWIENLILPAIALGSVYIALIARITRASMLEVLQQDYIRTARAKGAGQRSILFLHALKNAAVPIVTVIGIGIALLIGGAVVTESVFAIPGLGRLTVDAILRRDYPVIQGVVLLFSFTYVLVNLFIDILYTLFDPRIRY, encoded by the coding sequence ATGTTCGCCTATATCGTCCGACGCGTGCTCGCCACCATCCCCGTGATGGCGGTGGTGGCGCTGTTCGTCTTCTCGCTTCTGTATATCGCGCCGGGCGACCCGGCGGCGGTGATCGCGGGTGACCAGGCTACCCCTGAGGATGTCGAACGCATCCGCGCAAGCCTCGGCCTCGACCGCCCGTATCTCGTGCGGTTCGGGGCCTGGGTCTACGACATCCTGCGCGGTGACCTCGGGGTTTCGATCTTCACCAACCTGCCGGTGTCGCTGATGATCAAGCAGCGGCTCGAACCGACCCTGTCGCTGATGGTGGTGACGCTCATCCTTGCGGTATCCATCGCGGTGCCTATGGGCGTGATCGCTGCGGCGCGGGTGGGCACCTTCATCGACAAGTTCGTCATGGCCTTCGCGGTGCTTGGCTTCTCGGTGCCGGTCTTCGTGGTGGGCTACCTGCTGGCCTACATCTTCGCGCTCGAACTGGAATGGCTGCCGGTGCAGGGCTACACGCCCTTCGCCAACGGCTTCTTCCCCTGGATCGAGAACCTCATCCTGCCAGCCATCGCGCTGGGGTCGGTCTATATCGCGCTGATCGCGCGCATCACGCGCGCATCGATGCTGGAAGTGCTCCAGCAGGACTACATCCGTACCGCGCGGGCGAAGGGGGCGGGGCAGCGCTCCATCCTGTTCCTGCATGCGCTGAAGAACGCGGCGGTGCCGATCGTCACCGTCATCGGCATCGGCATCGCGCTGCTGATCGGCGGCGCGGTGGTGACCGAGAGCGTCTTTGCCATCCCCGGCCTGGGGCGCCTGACGGTCGATGCGATCCTGCGGCGCGACTACCCGGTCATCCAGGGCGTGGTGCTGCTGTTCTCCTTCACCTACGTGCTGGTGAACCTGTTCATCGATATTCTCTACACACTGTTCGACCCGAGGATCCGCTACTGA